One Setaria italica strain Yugu1 chromosome I, Setaria_italica_v2.0, whole genome shotgun sequence DNA window includes the following coding sequences:
- the LOC101757868 gene encoding zinc finger protein STAR3 produces MDSTTSTQVAGAAGSRSRSIASRGSTTPPPLTMPGREPSDALVGGGAGGADGDPSLALLRLAALGDRMAAVRGRIAASISGEARPLSYADIQSVSSEISYTAQLVVLNAASLLASSVPFPAPTPPPTAAAPSPAPIREIPAAAAASAQEQPLEAAKGDGGYDVVELDAAELLAEHVHFCEICGKGFRRDANLRMHMRAHGDRFKTLDALSRPGHGKPKPPAGDREVRFSCPFAGCNRNRAHRRFRPLKSAVCARNHFRRSHCPKLYACERCDGKKRFAVLADLRSHLRHCGEEAQWRCSCGTTFSRKDKLFGHLALFEGHTPAVTEPNKDVAAGPTEPVLDAMEEGGIEEGNCDREEDEEGGYDPEFFTEWMEELRDGASGSNWAGPAAAGH; encoded by the coding sequence ATGGACTCCACCACGAGCACccaggtcgccggcgccgccggcagccgcaGCCGCTCAATCGCGTCCAGGGGTTCTACCACCCCGCCTCCGCTGACCATGCCGGGCCGCGAACCCTCTGACGCGCTcgtcggtggcggcgccggaggagcgGACGGGGACCCCAGCCTCGCCCTCCTCCGCCTGGCTGCGCTCGGGGACCGCATGGCCGCCGTCCGGGGCCGTATCGCCGCCTCCATCTCGGGGGAGGCCCGGCCCCTCTCCTACGCCGACATCCAATCCGTCTCCTCCGAGATCTCCTACACCGCCCAACTCGTCGTCCTCAACGCCGCCTCGCTCCTCGCTTCCTCCGTCCCCTTCCCCGCCCCAACCCCACCTCCTACCGCCGCAGCTCCCTCTCCCGCTCCCATCCGAGAGAtccctgctgctgccgccgcctccgcccaagAGCAGCCCCTAGAAGCTGCTAAGGGCGACGGCGGCTACGATGTCGTGGAGCTCGACGCCGCCGAGCTGCTCGCGGAGCACGTCCACTTCTGCGAGATCTGCGGCAAGGGCTTCCGCCGCGACGCCAACCTCCGGATGCACATGCGTGCGCACGGCGACCGTTTCAAGACCCTCGACGCCCTCTCCCGCCCTGGCCACGGCAAGCCGAAGCCTCCCGCCGGCGACCGAGAGGTGCGCTTCTCCTGCCCCTTCGCGGGCTGCAACAGGAACCGCGCGCACCGCCGCTTCCGGCCGCTCAAGTCGGCGGTGTGCGCGCGGAACCACTTCAGGCGCAGCCACTGCCCCAAGCTCTACGCCTGCGAGCGCTGCGACGGGAAGAAGCGCTTCGCCGTCCTCGCTGACCTCCGCAGCCACCTGCGCCACTGCGGCGAGGAGGCACAGTGGCGTTGCTCTTGCGGCACCACCTTCTCACGCAAGGACAAGCTGTTCGGACATCTCGCCCTCTTCGAAGGCCACACTCCAGCTGTTACCGAGCCAAACAAGGATGTTGCAGCAGGACCTACAGAGCCAGTTCTTGATGCAATGGAGGAAGGAGGAATAGAAGAAGGCAATTGTGATcgtgaggaggatgaggagggcgGCTATGATCCAGAGTTCTTCACGGAGTGGATGGAGGAGCTCAGAGATGGTGCCAGTGGCTCGAATTGGGCTGGACCGGCAGCAGCCGGACATTAG